The Lysobacter panacisoli genome includes a window with the following:
- the rpoD gene encoding RNA polymerase sigma factor RpoD, which yields MANERQPPSSDIKQLISKGLEQGYLTYAEVNDHLPDDLVDAEQIEDIIGMINGMGIEVHEVAPDAETLLLADGGTGNREVDDTAAEEAAAALTALDGEGGRTTDPVRMYMREMGTVELLTREGEIAIAKRIEEGLGQVQASLGLFPATVASILEDYEQHKAGKKRLAEIIVGFNDHLDEAAEPPAPVVVEAADTDAEADEDEDEVADGDTEEVVSGPDPVEVAARMEQLSGDYQKFLKAYAKHGPAHKSVLKLREDMAAVFVTFKLPLPLTDVLVKNLRDVVNRIKDHERRILDLATREAKMPRKDFIRAWEGNQTNLEWVDELLKRKQKWSSGLRDVKDRIIVEQEATIAAESAQHLSLADIKDISRQMAYGEAKARKAKKEMVEANLRLVISIAKKYTNRGLQFLDLIQEGNIGLMKAVDKFEFRRGFKFSTYATWWIRQAITRSIADQARTIRIPVHMIETINKLNRISRQMLQQYGREATPEELAKEMDMPEDKIRKVMKIAKEPISMETPIGDDEDSHLGDFIEDTNIESPVEATTNINLTETVRDVLAGLTPREAKVLRMRFGIDMNTDHTLEEVGKQFDVTRERIRQIEAKALRKLRHPSRSEQLRSFLDID from the coding sequence ATGGCCAACGAACGTCAGCCCCCCTCCTCCGATATCAAGCAGTTGATCAGCAAGGGCCTGGAGCAGGGCTACCTGACCTATGCCGAGGTCAACGATCACCTGCCCGACGACCTGGTCGATGCCGAGCAGATCGAAGACATCATCGGCATGATCAACGGCATGGGCATCGAGGTCCACGAAGTGGCCCCCGATGCCGAAACGCTGCTGCTCGCCGACGGCGGCACGGGCAACCGTGAAGTCGACGACACCGCCGCCGAAGAAGCCGCCGCCGCGCTCACCGCGCTGGACGGCGAAGGCGGCCGCACCACCGACCCGGTGCGCATGTACATGCGCGAGATGGGTACGGTCGAACTGCTTACCCGCGAAGGCGAAATCGCCATCGCCAAGCGCATCGAGGAAGGTCTGGGCCAGGTCCAGGCATCGCTGGGCCTGTTCCCGGCGACCGTCGCCTCGATCCTCGAGGACTACGAGCAGCACAAGGCCGGCAAGAAGCGCCTGGCCGAGATCATCGTGGGCTTCAACGACCACCTGGACGAAGCGGCCGAGCCGCCGGCGCCGGTCGTGGTCGAAGCCGCCGACACCGATGCCGAGGCCGACGAGGACGAGGACGAGGTCGCCGACGGCGACACCGAAGAAGTCGTGAGCGGTCCGGATCCGGTCGAAGTCGCTGCGCGCATGGAGCAGCTCTCGGGCGACTACCAGAAGTTCCTCAAGGCGTACGCCAAGCACGGCCCGGCACACAAGAGCGTGCTGAAGCTGCGCGAGGACATGGCCGCCGTGTTCGTCACCTTCAAGCTGCCGCTGCCGCTGACCGACGTGCTGGTGAAGAACCTGCGCGACGTCGTCAACCGCATCAAGGACCACGAGCGCCGCATCCTCGACCTCGCCACGCGCGAAGCCAAGATGCCGCGCAAGGACTTCATCCGCGCCTGGGAAGGCAACCAGACCAACCTGGAGTGGGTCGACGAACTGCTCAAGCGCAAGCAGAAGTGGTCGTCGGGCCTGCGCGACGTGAAGGACCGGATCATCGTCGAGCAGGAAGCCACCATCGCGGCCGAGAGCGCGCAGCACCTGAGCCTGGCCGACATCAAGGACATCTCCCGCCAGATGGCCTATGGCGAGGCCAAGGCGCGCAAGGCGAAGAAGGAGATGGTCGAGGCGAACCTGCGCCTGGTGATCTCCATCGCGAAGAAGTACACCAACCGTGGCCTGCAGTTCCTCGACCTGATCCAGGAAGGCAACATCGGCCTGATGAAGGCCGTGGACAAGTTCGAGTTCCGCCGCGGCTTCAAGTTTTCGACCTACGCCACGTGGTGGATCCGCCAGGCCATCACGCGTTCGATCGCCGACCAGGCGCGCACCATCCGTATCCCGGTGCACATGATCGAGACGATCAACAAGCTCAACCGCATCAGCCGCCAGATGCTGCAGCAGTACGGCCGCGAGGCGACCCCGGAAGAGCTGGCGAAGGAAATGGACATGCCGGAGGACAAGATCCGGAAGGTCATGAAGATCGCCAAGGAACCGATCTCGATGGAAACCCCGATCGGCGACGACGAGGATTCCCACCTGGGCGACTTCATCGAGGACACGAACATCGAGTCCCCGGTGGAAGCCACCACCAACATCAACCTCACCGAGACCGTGCGCGACGTGCTCGCCGGCCTCACCCCGAGGGAGGCGAAGGTGCTGCGCATGCGCTTCGGCATCGACATGAACACCGATCACACGCTGGAAGAAGTCGGCAAGCAGTTCGACGTGACGCGCGAGCGCATCCGTCAGATCGAAGCGAAGGCGCTGCGCAAGCTGCGTCACCCGAGCCGTTCGGAACAGCTGCGTTCGTTCCTCGACATCGACTGA
- a CDS encoding SnoaL-like domain-containing protein — protein sequence MEIQQVAQRLVELCRAGKYEQAHEELYAPDAVSIEGDGRQADGVTIGMEAIRHKGREWANNIVEVHGGSVGDPIVAQGWFSVVMGIDATYKDMGRMAMQEICVYRVRDGKITHEQFFYDTDKS from the coding sequence ATGGAAATCCAGCAGGTCGCGCAACGTCTGGTCGAACTGTGCCGGGCCGGAAAGTACGAGCAGGCGCACGAGGAGCTGTACGCGCCGGATGCGGTAAGCATCGAAGGCGATGGCCGTCAGGCCGACGGAGTCACCATCGGCATGGAGGCGATCCGCCACAAGGGCCGCGAGTGGGCCAACAACATCGTCGAAGTCCACGGCGGCAGCGTCGGCGATCCCATCGTCGCGCAAGGCTGGTTCAGCGTGGTCATGGGCATCGATGCGACCTACAAGGACATGGGCCGCATGGCGATGCAGGAAATCTGCGTCTACCGCGTGCGCGACGGCAAGATCACGCACGAACAGTTCTTCTACGACACGGACAAGTCGTAA
- a CDS encoding glycoside hydrolase family 47 protein, whose amino-acid sequence MRPTALLLSLLLVPTIGVAAEPPHLPDAAAPIVFSDAQAARSAERVKAEFLHAWRGYRIHAWGHDALKPLSNASHDWYGQSLLMTPVDALDTMILMGLDKEAADARELIATQLSFDRDVDVKHFEIVIRLLGGLLSGYQLTGDARLLALAEDLGTRMLPAFDSPTGLPYVYVNLRTGKAHGNDSNPAESGTLLLEYGTLSKLTGKPVFYEKAKRALVETYKRRSKIGLVGERFDVTTGEWTQTRSHVGARIDSYYEYLWKCWTLFGDEDCHAMWKESIAAANRYYPEEVDGALWVGHVDMHTGARVSSRYGALDAFWPGLLALSGDVAQARRLQDSSFAMWQQDGIEPEAYDYRKREVTSPGYPLRPEIVESAWYLHRLTGDARYRAMGETIFDDFVRYTRTDSGFATLKSVVTKEKADDMESFVLAETFKYFYLLFAPPQTLDPAKVVLTTEAHPLRRTWK is encoded by the coding sequence ATGCGTCCCACTGCGTTGCTGCTGTCCCTGTTGCTGGTCCCCACGATCGGCGTCGCGGCCGAACCTCCTCACCTCCCCGATGCCGCGGCGCCGATCGTCTTCAGCGATGCACAGGCGGCGCGCAGCGCGGAACGGGTGAAGGCGGAGTTCCTGCACGCGTGGCGGGGTTATCGCATCCATGCCTGGGGACACGACGCGCTCAAGCCGCTGAGCAACGCGTCGCACGACTGGTACGGCCAATCGCTGCTGATGACGCCGGTGGACGCGCTCGACACGATGATCCTGATGGGCCTGGATAAGGAGGCCGCGGACGCGCGTGAACTGATCGCGACGCAGCTGTCGTTCGATCGCGATGTCGATGTGAAGCATTTCGAGATCGTGATCCGCCTGCTCGGTGGATTGCTGTCGGGCTATCAGCTCACCGGCGATGCACGCCTGCTTGCTCTGGCGGAGGACCTCGGCACGAGGATGCTGCCGGCGTTCGACTCGCCGACCGGACTGCCCTACGTCTACGTCAACCTGCGCACCGGCAAGGCGCATGGCAACGACAGCAACCCGGCCGAGTCCGGCACGCTGCTGCTCGAGTACGGAACGCTGAGCAAGCTCACCGGCAAACCTGTGTTCTACGAGAAAGCCAAGCGCGCGCTCGTGGAAACCTACAAGCGCCGCTCGAAGATCGGCCTGGTCGGCGAACGCTTCGACGTGACGACCGGCGAATGGACGCAGACGCGCAGCCACGTCGGCGCGCGCATCGATTCGTACTACGAATACCTCTGGAAGTGCTGGACGCTGTTCGGCGACGAGGATTGCCACGCGATGTGGAAGGAGAGCATCGCCGCGGCCAATCGCTATTACCCGGAAGAAGTCGACGGCGCGTTGTGGGTCGGCCATGTCGACATGCATACCGGGGCGCGCGTCTCCAGCCGCTACGGTGCGCTCGATGCGTTCTGGCCGGGGCTGCTCGCGCTGTCGGGCGACGTCGCGCAGGCACGGCGACTGCAGGATTCCTCGTTCGCGATGTGGCAACAGGACGGCATCGAACCGGAGGCCTACGACTACCGCAAGCGCGAGGTCACCTCGCCCGGGTATCCGTTGCGTCCGGAGATCGTCGAGTCGGCGTGGTACCTGCACCGCCTCACCGGCGACGCGCGCTATCGCGCGATGGGCGAAACGATATTCGACGACTTCGTGCGTTACACGCGCACCGATTCCGGTTTCGCCACGCTCAAGAGCGTGGTGACGAAGGAGAAAGCCGACGACATGGAGAGCTTCGTGCTGGCCGAGACGTTCAAGTACTTCTACCTGCTGTTCGCGCCGCCGCAGACGCTGGATCCGGCCAAGGTGGTGCTGACCACCGAGGCGCATCCGCTGCGTCGTACGTGGAAGTGA
- the dtd gene encoding D-aminoacyl-tRNA deacylase, protein MLALIQRVTEATVRVEGEIVGAIGPGLLALVGVEPDDGDAQIARMADRLLGYRVFADEAGRMNLGLGDTGGGLLLVSQFTLAADTRSGMRPGFSTAAAPGLAEPLFSRLVETCRQKHSGGVETGRFGAHMVISLVNDGPVTFLLRS, encoded by the coding sequence ATGCTCGCCCTCATCCAGCGCGTCACTGAAGCCACCGTCCGCGTGGAAGGCGAAATCGTCGGCGCGATCGGCCCCGGGTTGCTGGCGCTGGTTGGGGTCGAACCCGACGACGGCGACGCGCAGATCGCGCGGATGGCCGACCGGCTCCTCGGTTACCGTGTATTTGCCGACGAGGCCGGACGCATGAACCTGGGCCTGGGGGATACCGGCGGCGGGTTGTTGCTGGTCAGCCAGTTCACCCTGGCGGCCGACACCCGCAGCGGCATGCGCCCGGGCTTCAGCACCGCCGCCGCGCCCGGACTGGCTGAACCCTTGTTCAGTCGGCTGGTCGAAACGTGCAGACAAAAACATAGCGGGGGGGTGGAAACGGGCCGATTCGGTGCCCATATGGTGATCAGCCTGGTCAACGACGGCCCGGTCACCTTCCTCTTGCGGTCCTGA
- a CDS encoding AGE family epimerase/isomerase, which yields MNLPSDPLPDFRSEAFLHAHIADTMAFYRPSELDPRGGFFHYFRDDGSVYDASHRHLVSSTRFVFNHAMAAREFGHAEDVERARHGLRYLRDVHRDPRSGGYAWTIRDGVAEDRTNHCYGVAFVLLAYSTALKAGITEAAPWMDETWALLESRFWDPAAGLYRDEADADWNFSDYRGQNANMHMCEAMLAAFEASGEARYLERARTLADHMTRRQAAKAGGLVWEHYDRDWNVDWDYHRDDPKHLFRPWGFQPGHQTEWAKLLLILDGHLRRRGTPADWMIDTARHLFDTAVAHAWDNEFGGLSYGFSPAPEFAVCDDDKYFWVQAESIATAARLAVATGDATYWDWHQRLWAYAWRHFVDHEHGAWYRILDRRNRKYSDEKSPAGKTDYHTMGACHDVLQVLREHGER from the coding sequence ATGAACCTTCCATCCGATCCGCTGCCCGATTTCCGCAGCGAAGCATTCCTGCACGCGCACATCGCCGACACGATGGCGTTCTACCGCCCGAGCGAGCTGGATCCGCGCGGCGGCTTCTTCCACTACTTCCGCGACGACGGCAGCGTCTACGACGCGTCGCATCGCCATCTGGTCAGCAGCACGCGCTTCGTGTTCAACCACGCGATGGCGGCACGCGAGTTCGGCCACGCCGAGGATGTCGAGCGCGCGCGCCACGGCCTGCGTTACCTGCGCGACGTCCATCGCGATCCGCGTAGTGGCGGTTACGCCTGGACGATCCGCGACGGCGTCGCCGAGGACCGCACGAACCACTGCTACGGCGTGGCGTTCGTGCTGCTCGCCTATTCCACCGCACTGAAGGCCGGCATCACCGAAGCGGCGCCGTGGATGGACGAGACATGGGCGCTGCTGGAATCGCGCTTCTGGGACCCGGCGGCCGGTCTCTATCGCGACGAAGCCGACGCCGACTGGAACTTCAGCGACTACCGCGGCCAGAACGCCAACATGCACATGTGCGAGGCGATGCTCGCGGCATTCGAAGCGAGCGGCGAAGCACGCTACCTCGAACGCGCCCGGACGCTGGCCGACCACATGACGCGTCGCCAGGCGGCCAAGGCCGGTGGGCTGGTGTGGGAACACTACGACCGCGACTGGAACGTCGACTGGGACTACCACCGCGACGATCCAAAGCACCTGTTCCGTCCGTGGGGTTTCCAGCCCGGCCACCAGACCGAATGGGCGAAGCTGCTGCTGATCCTCGACGGCCATCTGCGCAGGCGCGGCACACCCGCCGACTGGATGATCGACACCGCGAGACACCTGTTCGATACCGCCGTCGCGCACGCATGGGACAACGAGTTCGGTGGATTGAGCTACGGCTTCTCGCCGGCGCCGGAGTTCGCCGTCTGCGACGACGACAAGTACTTCTGGGTGCAGGCCGAATCGATCGCCACCGCCGCGCGGCTCGCCGTCGCGACGGGCGATGCGACGTACTGGGACTGGCACCAGCGCCTGTGGGCGTACGCGTGGCGGCATTTCGTCGACCACGAACACGGCGCGTGGTATCGCATCCTCGATCGCCGAAATCGCAAGTACAGCGACGAAAAGAGTCCCGCCGGCAAGACCGACTACCACACGATGGGCGCCTGCCACGACGTGCTGCAGGTGCTGCGCGAACACGGAGAACGTTGA
- the fucP gene encoding L-fucose:H+ symporter permease, which produces MSRRHLSSTAAIAVLTTIFFTWGALTSLNDVLIPHLKAVFEMNYAQTMLIQFTFFSTYLLMSIPAGKVVSQYGYKRSIVIGLVVAGIGALLFFPAAKIPSYPLFLFALYVLASGITLLQVSANPYIALLGDPQTASSRLTLAQALNSFGHTIAPALIGPLILSVAVIGSTELAAMPETQQAAYRVAQAESVQLPYLGLAVGLFLLAAFVLLFRLPALTEATEQADHRNHTFGEALRHRHLRLGVIAIFLYVGAEVAIGSFLINYIADARIGAMDEASAARYVSYYWGAAMVGRFIGSALLKKIEPRVLLGLFAIAAIALLGTTMLNDGPVAMWAVIAVGLFNSIMFPTIFTLGIEGLGPLTSKASSLLVMAIVGGAVVPLLQGVLADRIGVQPAFVLPLLCYVYISWYGFRGARRALVVGAPAPVAQP; this is translated from the coding sequence ATGAGTCGTCGCCATCTGTCTTCCACCGCGGCGATCGCGGTACTCACCACCATCTTCTTCACCTGGGGCGCGCTCACCAGCCTCAACGACGTGCTGATCCCGCACCTGAAAGCCGTGTTCGAGATGAACTACGCGCAGACGATGCTGATCCAGTTCACGTTCTTCAGCACCTATCTGTTGATGTCGATCCCGGCCGGCAAGGTCGTGTCGCAGTACGGCTACAAGCGCAGCATCGTGATCGGCCTGGTGGTCGCCGGCATCGGTGCGCTGCTGTTCTTCCCGGCGGCGAAGATCCCGTCGTATCCGTTGTTCCTGTTCGCGCTGTACGTGCTGGCCAGCGGCATCACGCTGCTGCAGGTATCGGCCAATCCGTACATCGCGCTGCTCGGCGATCCGCAGACGGCGTCGAGCCGGCTCACGCTCGCGCAGGCGTTGAACTCGTTCGGCCACACCATCGCACCGGCGCTGATCGGACCGCTGATCCTGTCGGTCGCGGTGATCGGCAGCACCGAGCTGGCAGCGATGCCGGAAACGCAGCAGGCCGCATACCGCGTCGCGCAGGCGGAATCAGTGCAGCTTCCGTACCTCGGCCTCGCGGTCGGACTGTTCCTGCTCGCCGCATTCGTGCTGCTGTTCCGCCTGCCGGCACTTACCGAAGCCACCGAACAGGCGGACCATCGCAATCACACCTTTGGCGAGGCGCTGCGACATCGCCACCTGCGCCTGGGCGTGATCGCGATCTTCCTCTACGTCGGCGCCGAAGTCGCCATCGGCAGCTTCCTGATCAACTACATCGCCGACGCGCGAATCGGTGCGATGGACGAGGCCAGCGCCGCACGTTACGTCTCGTACTACTGGGGCGCGGCGATGGTCGGCCGCTTCATCGGCTCGGCGCTGTTGAAGAAGATCGAACCACGCGTGCTGCTTGGTCTGTTCGCGATCGCGGCGATCGCGCTGCTGGGCACGACGATGCTCAACGACGGCCCGGTGGCGATGTGGGCGGTGATCGCGGTGGGCCTGTTCAACTCGATCATGTTCCCGACCATTTTCACGCTCGGCATCGAAGGCCTTGGCCCGCTCACGAGCAAGGCATCGAGCCTGCTGGTGATGGCCATCGTCGGTGGCGCGGTGGTGCCGCTGCTGCAGGGCGTGCTCGCCGACCGCATCGGTGTGCAGCCCGCGTTCGTGCTGCCGCTGCTGTGCTACGTCTACATCTCGTGGTACGGATTCCGCGGCGCCCGCCGCGCACTCGTCGTCGGCGCGCCGGCACCGGTGGCGCAGCCGTGA
- a CDS encoding carbohydrate kinase family protein, whose product MSRTAIVCFGEALIDFLALPSASGQPRHFVEYAGGAPANVSAAVARLGGNARFVGMLGVDMFGEFLMSQLRTFGVDTRYTAHTSAARTALAFVSLDEEGERSFSFYRPPAADLLFREDDFDPQCFADAAAMHVCSNSLTEADIAATTLAGMRMAREHGALVSMDLNLRPSLWPAGFDPAPRLWEALAEADVVKLCRSEADFLIRRAGHHDAMLQRLWKGKVRCVLITDGGQPIRWYTRKAQGEVPAFRVAAIDTTAAGDAFVGSLLTRLVERGVTAATFDAWLSDEAAIVDTLRHAAAAGALAATRNGAFAAMPDRAQIDQLLRPTP is encoded by the coding sequence ATGTCCCGTACCGCCATCGTCTGCTTCGGCGAAGCATTGATCGACTTCCTCGCCCTGCCCTCCGCGTCGGGCCAGCCGCGTCATTTCGTCGAGTACGCCGGTGGCGCGCCGGCCAACGTCAGCGCGGCGGTCGCGCGACTGGGCGGCAATGCGCGTTTCGTCGGAATGCTCGGCGTCGACATGTTCGGCGAATTCCTGATGTCGCAGCTCCGCACGTTCGGCGTCGACACGCGTTACACCGCGCACACCTCGGCGGCGCGCACGGCGCTGGCGTTCGTGTCGCTGGACGAAGAAGGCGAACGCAGCTTCAGCTTCTATCGTCCGCCGGCGGCCGACCTGCTGTTCCGCGAGGACGACTTCGATCCGCAATGCTTCGCCGATGCGGCCGCGATGCACGTGTGCTCCAACAGCCTGACCGAGGCCGACATCGCGGCGACGACGCTGGCCGGCATGCGCATGGCGCGCGAACACGGCGCGCTGGTCAGCATGGACCTGAACCTGCGTCCTTCGCTGTGGCCCGCGGGCTTCGATCCCGCGCCGCGCTTGTGGGAAGCACTGGCGGAAGCCGACGTGGTGAAGCTCTGCCGCAGCGAAGCCGACTTCCTGATCCGCCGCGCCGGCCATCACGACGCGATGCTGCAGCGGCTCTGGAAGGGCAAGGTGCGTTGCGTGCTCATCACCGACGGCGGCCAGCCGATCCGCTGGTACACGCGCAAGGCGCAAGGCGAGGTGCCCGCGTTCCGCGTCGCGGCGATCGACACCACCGCCGCTGGCGACGCGTTCGTCGGCTCGCTGCTCACGCGCCTGGTCGAACGCGGCGTCACCGCGGCGACGTTCGATGCATGGCTGTCGGATGAGGCCGCCATCGTCGACACGCTGCGTCACGCCGCCGCGGCCGGCGCGCTGGCGGCCACGCGCAATGGCGCGTTCGCGGCGATGCCGGACCGCGCCCAGATCGACCAACTCCTGCGCCCGACGCCATGA
- a CDS encoding LacI family DNA-binding transcriptional regulator: MTAPAARPRVTLADIATACDLSRATISLVLRGSPLVNAETRARVEAELKRQGYVYHRGAANLRRKVSSAVALVINDLSNPFFAEFAAGVDEALADAGYVTLLGSTGESVERQQAVLASLLEHDPAGVILSPAEGSDAARLRTLLGTRTPMLVFNRELGQDWDFLSLDNVRGARLATEHLIAQGHRRIAFFGGHQDSSSCRQRREGYRAALAAAGIALEPQWQIECAPTRLEAAGQTAALFVRDPAPTAAVCYNDAVALGLMAGLSSRGRRAGHDFAVTGFDDIPEASVSAPPLTTIAVDPRARGRQAAELILRRLHDPSTSPIATVAPARLLVRASSLVVLSGDAA; encoded by the coding sequence ATGACCGCCCCTGCCGCCAGGCCGAGGGTCACGCTGGCCGACATCGCCACGGCCTGCGACCTGTCGCGGGCGACGATCTCGCTGGTGCTGCGCGGCAGCCCGCTGGTCAATGCGGAAACGCGCGCGCGTGTCGAAGCCGAGCTCAAACGGCAGGGTTACGTCTACCACCGCGGCGCAGCCAACCTGCGCCGCAAGGTGTCGTCGGCGGTCGCACTGGTCATCAACGACCTGTCCAATCCGTTCTTCGCCGAGTTCGCCGCGGGCGTCGACGAAGCGCTGGCCGACGCGGGCTACGTCACGCTGCTCGGCAGCACCGGCGAGTCCGTGGAGCGGCAGCAGGCGGTGCTCGCCTCGCTGCTCGAACACGATCCCGCTGGCGTGATCCTCTCGCCCGCAGAAGGCAGCGATGCCGCACGACTGCGTACTCTGCTCGGCACGCGCACGCCGATGCTGGTGTTCAACCGCGAACTCGGCCAGGACTGGGATTTCCTGTCGCTCGACAACGTGCGCGGTGCGCGCCTGGCGACCGAGCACCTGATCGCGCAGGGCCATCGCCGCATCGCGTTCTTCGGCGGCCATCAGGATTCGTCGTCGTGCCGGCAGCGTCGCGAAGGCTATCGCGCCGCGCTTGCCGCCGCCGGCATCGCCCTCGAACCGCAGTGGCAGATCGAATGCGCGCCGACGCGGCTCGAAGCGGCGGGACAGACCGCGGCGCTGTTCGTGCGCGATCCCGCGCCGACCGCGGCGGTCTGTTACAACGACGCGGTCGCGCTCGGCCTGATGGCCGGATTGTCCTCGCGCGGACGCCGCGCCGGCCACGATTTCGCCGTCACCGGCTTCGACGACATTCCCGAAGCCTCGGTCAGCGCACCGCCACTGACCACCATCGCCGTCGATCCGCGCGCACGCGGTCGGCAGGCCGCCGAGCTGATCCTGCGGCGCCTGCACGATCCGTCCACTTCACCCATCGCCACCGTCGCCCCTGCCCGCCTGCTTGTGCGCGCGAGCAGCCTGGTCGTCCTCTCCGGAGACGCTGCATGA